ATAATTAGAATATTAAATTTTTTCATTGCCACTAGTTTTTATTCTTCATCAAACGTTTTTTTACAGCTTTGTTCTCTTTTTCCAGTTTTTCTACTTTTTTATTGATCTCAATAATATAAAGTGACAATTCTTCTACTTTTTCCAACAGCTTCCTGTTCATTTCGCCTAGTTCGATGCCGCCATTCTTTTCTACGTCAGCTGCAGAAGGCACATTTGGTAAATGTTTGTTTTGATTGATGTAATTCTCCAGGCTGGAAAGATTTCTCAATTTGTATTTTGAATCAAATACATAATCGGGGAAATTATTACTTGACGTAACCAGAATTTCACGGGCGGCAATTTTACCTTCAACAGCCAGTTGAAATGAACCAGGGTTGGTAGTACCAATCCCAACTTTACCGTCTCCGGTTATTCGCATCGTTTCAGTGTACGCTCCTGTGCTTTCCAAAATCCTCCCGAAAGAAATTTTACCACTTACACCGTCATTGGAAGGATGAAAAATTGTCAACTCCCGACCTCCTGTATTAGACATATCTATTCCAAAACCCGATTGAACATTAGTGGCAGGATTATCATAAACCAGCAGTCTTTTACCAACATTACCAGCACCCAGACTCAATCCCGCCCTTGGGGTTGTAGTACCAATGCCCACATTTCCAAACCTATAGGTATCAACATTGAGATCATTTCCGTTCCATGCTTGCGCAAATGCGCCATTAGAAATAATTAGTAAGCCAATAGCAAATTGTAAAGCTTTTTTCTTCATAAAAGAATATTTAGTGGTTTTTTAAGCAATAGAAATCCTCATCAGCTAAAAAATAGCTGATGACTTAATATAATCGTAACAGTGTAGTGCTATCTGAATTAATTCAACTAGGTCTGAAAGAAGATCGCCTTTAATAAATTAATAGAAACAAAACGGAGAGGATGTTGCTATAACTAAAAGGAAAAGCAGCTATTCGTATATCAGGCCTAATTGGCCAGACAAATGTATTTAGAAAGAGATTATCGCCTAATGAATTTTAGTATCCGTGCAGTTTAGCCAATAAGCGTGCAGAAATAGCCGATAACCGTGTATGTTACCCCATCACAATCGCATACCCACGCTGATCTTTGGAGTGGCTGCCTACAATAGTGTAAGTACCATTGGCGTGAATAAATGTTTTTAACCAGGGCGGGCAGGTCTTCATTTGTTCAATGATCTGCCTGAACAAAAAAGTAGAGCCTTCACAAAAGATCCATTCCCTGGCTTTTTCGTTATCCTCGGTAATGGAATACTCCGGAAAAGAACTGAGCACCGAGCGCACTTCATTGGCGCTTTTTTCATCACCGGCCAGGTAAAAGGTGGGAGTACCCTG
The Niastella koreensis GR20-10 genome window above contains:
- a CDS encoding tail fiber protein gives rise to the protein MKKKALQFAIGLLIISNGAFAQAWNGNDLNVDTYRFGNVGIGTTTPRAGLSLGAGNVGKRLLVYDNPATNVQSGFGIDMSNTGGRELTIFHPSNDGVSGKISFGRILESTGAYTETMRITGDGKVGIGTTNPGSFQLAVEGKIAAREILVTSSNNFPDYVFDSKYKLRNLSSLENYINQNKHLPNVPSAADVEKNGGIELGEMNRKLLEKVEELSLYIIEINKKVEKLEKENKAVKKRLMKNKN
- a CDS encoding glycosyltransferase family 2 protein; protein product: MYGEDIDLSYRLQQAGSYNYYFPDCTIIHFKGESTRKDNKYVKQFYKAMVQFVQKHFHGEMAWLYTGLLEAVIYLRAAVTFVSREHKELSIKYQGTPTFYLAGDEKSANEVRSVLSSFPEYSITEDNEKAREWIFCEGSTFLFRQIIEQMKTCPPWLKTFIHANGTYTIVGSHSKDQRGYAIVMG